The window CTTGGCCCGCTTTAACACTTTCAATCCTTGTCTGTTTATCAtgctttcgttttttgtataTGTTTTCAATATCACCCAATTTGACAAGTTCGGACGCCCCACTCACTTTAACTTCTTCGATTTTCCGCTTTGTTCCCTTCTTAGGGCCCTGGACCTGTTTTCTGATGTTGGCCATGTCAATTTTCTTGAAGTCTTCATCAGTTAGGATGCGGTCGATGGTGACTTTGTGCGCCAGCTCTCTTTTGGAAGACTTGGCTTTCAATATTTTGCGTTCCGGTGATTcgcttttttcttcttcttctttttcctcctCTTCTTCACTGCAATTGTCTTCACTTTCGCCTTCTTCATCAGAAGAGTGTTTAATATCAACCCATTCCTCATCATCAGAACCAGATTCTGAATTAATCTCAACCTCCTTGTCATCTTCTTTCAAAAGCACTTCAGCCCCTGGTACATAATCCTTGGCATCAACTTGTCCATAAGTTATGGACCCAAGTTCTTCAGTTGCTTCAGTAGGGCGCCCCCTGTCTTTCTTATGCAGTAACTCAGGCCTTGTATTTCTGAATAAGTGGATGAGAGATTTTGCGGCCATCATGACAGCGCGATCTCTGTAGTTTTTATACATTGCCAAGTCACGCAGTAGGTCTTCATTCATCGCAAGAGGACACCTAGAGCATATCTCACGCACTGCATTCAGTCCTATAGCCATAACATCCGAGGAATTTCTTTcagtaataaaattgttgGCTAAAGTTTTCAAAACAGGCTCTATAACGTCTGGAGGGACCAACTCATGACTTGCTTGTGCCGCAAATTGTAATATTCTTGTCACTTCACGCTGATGCGGTTGGAGAAATCTCTGAATGTACGGGTAAtaactgaacaaaaacaaCTGATGCAAGCCAATGAGCCGTGATATAACATCGagtgttaaaattttgatttcaaaTCGTTTATTTGTTGTTTCCATCTGGTTGAAGAGTTTTTCCGCCATACCTATCACAAAtatcgtttttttaaataaaaaatgtaaataaattgttcaCCTTGTGGGTCATGGATCAAATGTAaagcagaaaaattaaaaactggcgCTGCTGATTTCTTCTTGTAAGCCTTTGatgccaatttttttactttactcAACTGTTTTTCCCTTTTTCTTGTCTTTTTGTTGACTTTGTTGGCCATCATCACTTCTTTGGGGTCTATTTCTTCATCAGAATCGGAGTCTGAATCTTTCTCGTCAGAGTCCTTCCCTAGGAAAAACTTCATGGAAGCTACCATTACCTAGAGTAGCAAAACATAGTTTGTgggcaataaaattatttcacttacTTTTGTGAATTTTGAGAAACAACCTGACGCAATAACGTTCACTGTTTTGGCATCATTCCAAACGTTCTTCTTGTAAAGTTCAATCATGATATCGACTGACATTTTCGCAGCCCTTGAATTAGTGTCCTTCAGCATTGTAAACATAAAATTCTGTAAGGTTGTGTTCAACttggcatttttatgtttcgcgTTCAAGTTCTTGATATCTGTGATGATATGAGTTTCCAAGAACGACCTCAAGGCCTTGTCTTGGCACCTCAGAAGcttgaaaaataattccagTAGGTCAGTGGGGGCTAACAAATTCTTGTTACGGAGGAGGATAAGAGCCCGGCAAAAAGTCATTCTCATGGTGGCGTTTAAAACTGTGCtatttttttcca of the Tribolium castaneum strain GA2 chromosome 1, icTriCast1.1, whole genome shotgun sequence genome contains:
- the Mys45A gene encoding protein SDA1 homolog; protein product: MVRRHNNQLPENLPQLQNLIKRDPASYHEEFTQQYQHFQNTIQVFELSPDQTNKTLDDLVMFMAQVSHCYPKELINFPQQLIDLLEKNSTVLNATMRMTFCRALILLRNKNLLAPTDLLELFFKLLRCQDKALRSFLETHIITDIKNLNAKHKNAKLNTTLQNFMFTMLKDTNSRAAKMSVDIMIELYKKNVWNDAKTVNVIASGCFSKFTKVMVASMKFFLGKDSDEKDSDSDSDEEIDPKEVMMANKVNKKTRKREKQLSKVKKLASKAYKKKSAAPVFNFSALHLIHDPQGMAEKLFNQMETTNKRFEIKILTLDVISRLIGLHQLFLFSYYPYIQRFLQPHQREVTRILQFAAQASHELVPPDVIEPVLKTLANNFITERNSSDVMAIGLNAVREICSRCPLAMNEDLLRDLAMYKNYRDRAVMMAAKSLIHLFRNTRPELLHKKDRGRPTEATEELGSITYGQVDAKDYVPGAEVLLKEDDKEVEINSESGSDDEEWVDIKHSSDEEGESEDNCSEEEEEKEEEEKSESPERKILKAKSSKRELAHKVTIDRILTDEDFKKIDMANIRKQVQGPKKGTKRKIEEVKVSGASELVKLGDIENIYKKRKHDKQTRIESVKAGQVDREKFGYKDGRMNIHCSKTNREKRKTKNYQMVKHKMQRKGKRSFKDKQIALRNHLLKLKKMK